The sequence below is a genomic window from Scatophagus argus isolate fScaArg1 chromosome 8, fScaArg1.pri, whole genome shotgun sequence.
TAAATGACATACTGAGAGAGGGGTTTTAATTAAAGAAGACCCACCGTCCTTTCAGTGCATTGAAGAGTCTTATACCATCAGCTGGCCCACAGATCTGAATGACGTCCTCCCGGGTCAGCTTCAACAGGTCTGCCCCTGGGACACATAAACAAGACCCTGCTTAGAGCATGGGACTCTCCATGGGAACCTGAACTTGTTTTAAGAGGTCCCACAGTTAACATGAACAGCAAAATTCtaaaaaatgaagtaaaactCCCCATCTTGTTTTCTCACCATGCCCTGCGAGTACTCGTTTCATCTCTACAGCCCTTTGCATCCATGGAATAATACGTAACActgttcacttttctttctaATGGAGTAATGACTTGATAATGGGAAAGTGTTTTGCTGGCCGTTTATATACTTATTTATTATCCATGCAGTTGCGGCAATAATCTAAAACACAGGAGGAGTGCAGGTCTGATTTTCAGTGTAACTGTACACATGCTTTTCCCTTCTTGAACTGCTTTTGACCTGTAACATCAGGAGGTAAATATCATTTTTGCTGAGTACTCTGACATGAGAAGAATATTTAAAGCAACGTGGCATGCGGCTCATTCAGTTGTTTGGGATTttaataatgatatttttttttcttctgatgaGAGATGACAGTGAAGTGCTCATGCTGCTGTGGCCTTTCTCGTGCCATGCTGACACCGAATGCTTACAGCATGCTTTTCAGAGGTGAGAACCCCCTTGTGAAATTACCACCACGTTTACGTAATGCCGTGAACGTCTCAAAGGGGCTTATTTCCACTCACATCTGACTCTTTGCTCTCTAAAATGTTACACATGACCCGAGACATGAACAAGTGCTTCTCTCGAGCTGTTCTGCGACAGTCGGAAGTGACACGATGCTAAAACGAACAGGCGTGCTGCGTTCAAGAGCCATTTTACCTGAGAAGTTGGTGAAGAGTCGACAGAAGGGAGAGAAGCGGTTTCTTAGAAGCCACTGTTGTGCATCTTGTGGTGTTGCAGTGGGTAACAAAttctgagaaagaaaataaatacaataaaaaacacCCAGCGCAAAAGATTTAACTGGATAGCCTCGAAGACTGTCTCAGGGTTAGTCTGTACAAGTTATGTCTACTGGCtatcttcctttttttgtatACATGACAAAACCTTGAACCTAAAAAGTTACCAAGAAAAAGtcacaaaggaaaacagcagaTTTGACCATTTGACTGCTTTCTGAGACATCAAAAATTTCAAGAGCAGTCACAACATATATTAGGAAAAGAACAAATCACTGCAAAAATTCCATTTTAAATACAGATATCAACATGATCGATTAGTCAGGATCAACTTGTTAATTAGCTTGATGGCACAGTTATGATTTTACCCTTTAAACAGAGAGAATTTATAAGGTGGGAAGAATAACgtcagtgtttcatttgtgcaGTCGTTTGTTAATCTCGACTCGTCATTACTGGATTCCCTTCCTTCATTTCTCAGTGGGTATAAGTAACTAAAGCATAAAAAATCAGACATTACATTCACCCAAATACACAGTGTGTACACCCTGAAGTATTCTGACAAGTTATCTTTCATGGTTAAAAGGCAGAAGCATTCGATCACCGTCTGGTTTGCTgtgaagcagagaaaacagttcTGATGTCTTCAATGTGAGCCGaccttgtttttctgatttatcATTCTTAAATGCTTCCGTTCACACCTTGAGGCTGATTAggcttatttttctttccaagtGCCTCAGAGAATCTGCTGGGAGGCAGAGGATTAACACCCAGATGTCAGCTTTGCGTTTGTGAATATTAATAGGCAGTGGTTCATTGAGGCAGGAGGTCACAGGGAAGTAAATccagacagagaaaatgcacTTGTACTTACATCTGCTACCTGAATGACGGGCTCAGGCTGATGGTTTGGTGATCCATTTCTAAAAAAAAGGGTGAAAAGCTGTCAGAACGCAGGAGGTAACTACTAAAATCCACACAGAGAAGAGTCTAAACACCATGTAACTACGTAGATTTTATGATAAATTAAATTCAAGCGTGGTTAATGGCAAAGCACGGGCAAGAAGTCATGACACGCTCATACCCTTCCGCAACTGGGAAGCTGTTGTGCGTGCTGTTGAAGCCCGGAGATGGAGAGTTGTTGACGTACGTGACCTCAGGCCAGGGCGAGCACTGCAAGGGAACaacacttttcttttacttctgaacttttcaaattaaatgattaattgaaaaaaataactgacaaattaatcaataatgaaaacaaccaCTAGTTGCTGCTCTGGTTGGGAAGAATAATAACATTTATGGCTGACCAACAGCCTGTTAGACAATTTTTTGGTCCTTTTAAAAGAGTCATTCTTGGACAGTATATTCTGCACTTCACTGACTCTTTGGCTCAGTGAGGTTGTGTTTCATTCTGATTTCCCGTCCCTTCTTTAAATCGTTCACCCTTCAACACACTGGTGAAATGCTAACCTCTGTCAATATTGTGGTTTCATAGGAGGGCTGGTACTTTTCCTTCTCCTGCGGAGCtctcttctccatcttctccctGTCCGTCTTCTGCTTTCTGTCCGCACCTTTGGGCTGAAACGGGTCATTTAGGTGGTGGTTATAAATGTTTGCGTGGCAGTACATCAGTGTTTCTTCTCATTCCCCTCACCTTGAAGACTTTGACCTGGCAGGAGGCAGAGTGGAGGTGTTCTGTGTACTCctcattctcattctctttAAACGTGTCAATCTGGATGCGGAAAGGCACACCCTTCTCTCCTCCGTGCTTGCGCATGGTGAATTCTGTGCTGATGCAGTGtacctaaaaagaaaaaggaaaggaataTAAAAGTAGGAGACTATATGGAAATGATGATATAACACTTAGATCAGCTCTTGGGACACCTGTTGTTTTAATAATTACTGTCTGCAGAACAATGTTGAGTTTACTTTCTATTTTGCCAAACAGAAGAGATGGGTACACTAATTGTTAACAAGCCTAGCTCCATGATGCCAAGGTGCTAAACTGCACCTCAGATAACTGCACTTGTTTgcaacaaatcaaattaattcaagaaaacatcagtgctGTCCATCATGCTACCTGGATAAAAACTGAGGTTCTTTTCGATGGGTCCCAAAGGAACTCCACAGTGTTAAGCTGAGTAGGGTTAGCCCTGGGGTCGATTATGCCGACGGACATGGGGATATCTGCAATGGATCAATGTAAAACAGGAGTTCTTAATGCACACCATCTTATCCATAATATCATCACTCTTATCTAAACCTTGAACTTATAGTTCACTTCAACAGTCAATATCCTGAACTGAATTTATCCAAAAACTACTTGGTGGTTAACATGCACAAGGCAGCACAGCAACATTCCTTCCACACACAAATCTAGGACAATACATAAGAATCAAATCAAAAGAGGCGTTTTTCATTCAGTGCTCACCCAGGTCGAGGATGCGATCTCCAGGCCTGTTCCAGCGCCAGCCTTCCAGCTGCTGGTGCTCTGTATACTGAAGTCGTCGGTCATGAAACACCACGCGGATGATGCTCTGGCATTCAGAGAAATTCATGTTTACAAAAAAGGCAGATGTTACTGCTAATGGAGCTAACACATGGATATTAGTTTGTCCCGGCATACACTGACCTGTGCAAACAGAAAGCATGTCAGAATCTTACCTTAACCATTTTACCAGTGATTTCTGGAAGTTCCCCAATTTTCCGATTGTCAAGCATTCGAATTTCATAGGACTGACCTGCAATGACATCGTGAGTAAAAGGATGTCAGTTCCTACATGGCTGtcacaaaacaccaaacattCACAGCTGACCTTTGTAGTTATACTAATCGCAGTGGTGTGTAATTTCTACATCCATGTTTGGTCATATTTCTCCATGACAGAAATCAGAGACATGAGCTTCGTGCTGCCCTCCAGAGCACAGGTACAacactctgctgcttttgttctcAGAGTGAGGAAATGGACTAACGACCGTCTGCATAATCTGGTTAAAattcatgtacagtatttaagtGTTCAAAGATCCACTAAAGTGTATGTCGCACAACAATGTTCAAAGTGGTTATAttctgcacatttattttttctccagTTTATAGTTAGCCAGTGTAAAccaaaaatgcagcaaatgaTTCTCTCAGCCTCATTCATCCTTCATTCTTCAGACAGTTTCTTAATTTGTGCTGCATTtgcaaagaaacatttcaaagtcaGCCTGTTAAACTTGGCCAGCTTGTGCTGCAACCACAGTGCCTGAAGGAAATGAAAGCTTGCCTGGCTCCATCTTCATAGCCCGTTAGATGAGCTTGACCTTTGCCTGACTGCCGTTTTTCGTCAGAATGGATGTTTTGACTTCATTTGCTTGGCACGAGTAAGTAACTGAAATTAttccaaaaacacaaactactCATGTTCATTCACCTGTGCTGTTTAATGCTACACTAATTACAACCTACTAAATCCAAAGTATTGCCTAACTTAGCTAACACAAACCATACTGCAGTGTATTTCCATATTGGGTTTTCTCTCTGCCCCTTTTGTCCAATATCACTAAATTTGTCTGAATATTCACAGTCATCCAGGTATTGAAATATCTAATATCACCAGgtcaaaaacaactgaatttgCGTTCAGTGGATTTTGAATTAAAATCCTTGAATAAATTtacacaaaacaggaaaacccAGCTGGGATCCTGATGCTGACCTTGGTTGAGGTAGGTGAGGGTTTCATCATGCAGTTTAACAGCGGGCGAGGTAGCTGCACACAGAACATACTGAAAGGGAAGGATCTTGTTGTCGCTGTCTGGAGGCAGGTTGGACTCCTCCTGTTTGAAGATGGGGAGGGCAAGAACATCGCTGgagaacagagacaaaagaacGGGGCTGTTAGTAAGATGCCACAGTCTTATCACATCACTGTGAGAGACActcattatttccttttcatgAAGCAAGTCTACAGGAAATTTATATGGATATTTAATTATTGAACATTATTACTTTCAAACTCAGGTTATAAATAATGTTAAATCAGATGGAGAGTCTAACGCTACCTGTCATCACTAAAGAACACTGAATGGTGGGTTACTGTGTCCGCCAGCTTTACAGATCTTTAATTAATATAATGCAGCACTAATAAATAGCATGGTATCCAGTCAGGATAACAGTGCTCCTCCCAACAGAGGAATTTCATGAACAAGCAGGGTCAGGCAGCTTGTACAGTATAATTCAGCAGTGCACTTAACCAGTCAGAAAAAGGCACAAAAGATATCTTTGTCCAGCAAAGTGCTTGAGTCAGCAAAACCTGAATGGATATGAAATAATTTCCATCCTGGAAAACTAACCATCATCTATAAccaagtaaaaaaataaaaaaaaaaacaagggacCGAGTGCAGATATACTTAAACCAACACAGTCGAGTTACGTGGAAGTGGTAAGTCTAACACCACAAGCGGATTTCATCAAAGAGTTTGCTGCATCTTGTCGTCACTGACCACTCTGCTTTGCAATTCATCTGCATGTGGTGCTTAATTTGCACACAACACATTGGATTAGACAGGAAGCTTTGATCACTTATCCTAAAACTTTATCAAACTCTAAAATCAACTCCACATAATAAGAGTTCTCATTCTAAATTTGAGAATGATAACAACTGTGAAACAACATAAGAGAAACTGTACAGCAAGTTCAACAGCCATACGATTACACTGTAAGGCTGAGTGAAAAAACACATTGCTGACCTTTAAATTTAAGCAGCTGACAGTCTCTCACTAACTTTAGAAAGCGACAACTGAAGGAGGCAACACTTTGGTGCCATTAGTGTCACTGTTTACTTTAATAATGAATCCCCCAAggaaattttaaattaataagTCAAACTCACACAGTACCTCATGCTATATGCCCCAGCACCAAGCTCCTGGCCAATGCCCGACAGACTGGCATCGAAGTCCTGGGCCAGTCCGGACTCAATCACTTCATCCGTAAGGGGCAACTTCAGAGCCCACGCCATGGTGACGATGTGGAGGTCTTACGGAGAGCAGTCGGGGGTAAAACTTTAATTTTTCCTGTTTCCCACAGTCTTCCAATCTTTAATAGAGAAAGTGAAACAGTCTGTTCAATATAAAAACATGTGGCTCTAACTTTAAGACCGTAAAAATAAGGCAATATGGAGATGTTTGACTGAGGGACATGTCgacagaaatgtgagaaaagaaTCAAACTAGTGATTTGTGGAAAGCCAACAGTAACAGGTTATCAGTCTGAACAATGAGGGGATTCTGACGGTAACGTTAACGTTAGACCACAGACACCTTTTACGCAACCGTGTACTCACCCACCAAGATGAAAATAACACATGCCAAGCTATATAATTTTTCGCATTTGACTCATTATTTAGTCAGACTACATAGtccaatgaaaaaaatacactgcatACCTTCAGGTGAAAGTGGAGCTACTCGCTAGCACCGCAACAGTGTCGTGCCATCATGTCGCGCTCCTTCACTCCAGCACTAAAATTAACATGTCGAGCCAACCACTACAAGCTAACTACATAGCCTGCCAGCTAACTTAGCAAGTATGATGCCAGACCTTTTCTTGTCTCACTTATTGTGGATTCACAGGGATGAATTGTTCCTCATGGACATATCTATAAATAGAAACACATCGAAATTGGCCAAGACTTTTAAATCTATCTAATATACTgtattgcttttgtttgtttatctagCATCGCCAGGAAAAGGAGCTGCCGTAATTTCCGTTTTGTCTTCTTCGTGTTATTGGACAACACTATCACAGAACGTTCGAGCTCATTATCGCCTCCTACCGCTCGTGGTCGATAAAACATACGGTTGAGtatgtttttgctgcttttgtggTCACTACCAGCTAGAGCAAAGGCAAAAGTTGTAAATATATCAACACAAAACAGTGGTTAATAAAGACaggatttatttgatttatctgacagaaaatgacaacaaccatccaacttttgttttttctcttatCTCGCAAAGACCTGaactgtttgtgtgctttgcAGGGTGAAATGACAAATAGCTGATATCTTAAAATtagaattttgctttttttcctctactGATAACTTAGTATATTAAACAATATCATATAGTGTCTTCTCGTATTGAACATGAAGGTAAAACACATGTTATTGAAAGACCTTTgcaatattaattatttttatggttAGTTATACCGTATGTCCACTTCAATATAGGCCTACTGTTATTTAAAAGGCAAATATGAGGTGGACCATACAACACACCATATAATGAATGAACTCAAAGAATGTGATTAATGCATATCAGAGTTGACATTAACCtacagtattttacatttcatctgCATAAAACGTACATTATTCTTAACAATGTTGCTTGTCAAGTTGATGATTGCAACTTTGCCAGTACTGCTACATTTTGTAATGCAAAGCTTTTTGCTGTTCAAGaacattaaaatgcagaaattatACTCTCACATACATCACTGAAACTATACATAAACCTTTTGTAACTCTTTTACTCTCCCTGCTGTCTCTAAAGTGCAAAGAATTTTTGAAGAACTggcaaagacagagaaaactgcCATAGTATTGTTCCTACAGGAAATAACTTCATactgcacatgcatgcaaacagtCAAGTTAACTCATTCAGATTCAAAGTTGTAACATATTAAACCACAGCACCCATTCCTTGGCTGAACAGttaatcatttgtttaattaagtAAATCGATTTGACTGATATTAGGCTTAATGAAAAGtgttcaaaacaaaatctgGCACTATTGTCTCTCAGGAACATGAGACTATTTTAAGTTGACTTCATAATAGGCcaattaaaatctgattttccaAATATGCTTTACCTAACTTGAAAAATGCAGCAGACGCGTTGCCAAGCTGTTTAGGAAACAGTCACAACAGTGAACAAagagcaaacacaaaatacTCTCAGAGTATCAGAAGCACAACagaaagtgtaaaaacaatacaCACTATAGTGAATTCACACATATGTGCCACCCACACATTCAGCACGAGTGTTTGCACCAGaaactgacaaataaaacaacttttgtaaaaaataataaaaataagtttACATTTGTGGCATCATTGGCAACAGCCAAAACTACAACTTCATTTTAATAAGAACCGGCTGTCCATGGAACGTTACTATGGACTCGTTTCACAACGCTGTATCAGCGTCTTAAAGCCGAACGAGAAGAAATAACTACAGATATTAAACTCAGCTTTATGATTATCAGtgagaaaaatcaaaatgatgattGTCCCAAAACTTGATGCAATCGAGTCCATAGATAGCAAAGTAATGTCTGGCGTCCTTCCACGACAAATTCAGATGAAAATAAGGTTATTGGCTATTGCCTTCTTCTAGTTTGAGAATCTTATTTATGTAAGCAAAGCTGCTCACGCAGTACAAATACTACATGAAtacaaaatgaatgaggagCTAGAAATCCATCCACTGCAGGGCAAAAGCATGCTATTTAAATATCAGCTCCAATGTCAGTCATTGTGCCAAAGTGACAACGTGACTCAATGCACTGCCGCTTCATACAATTCAGAGAGACATCCTATAAAACCACCTGTATAAAAGCTCATCAAATGTTTGTAAGTATTAGCTGTTACTATCACTGTATTCTTATCACTGTATATGATAAAAGGACCATGCAGTTTGACTTAGTACTCACCACACCATATACAgctttaaaatacaatttttagtgcttttttatttccttcattttcacaaaaagtTCATATTCTTTAAACCCTATTGGAGTTAAGCTTGTATTTACAACACAATCTGAACCTGTGCTGTTGTATGAAATGTTAAATctaccaaaacaacaacaacaaaaaaaaaaaatcagtggcaAACCGCCCCGAAACGAGGTCGCTACTGAGCCTGGAAGACGTTGATTTTGCTAGTGTTTTTCAAAGTCTGTCGCCGGTTGCAAAACCACACTCGCACAACCTCCCGGTCATAGTTTAGCTCTCTTGCAATTTCTGTAATCTCTTGGCCTGTTGGCAATGCATTCTTCTCAAAGTAGGAGTTGAGGACTTCTATCGCCTGCGGTGTGAAACTGGTGCGTCTCTTGCGTTTTTTGGAAGGTTCGCCACCAACAAACTCCATCAGATTCTGCTGGCCTTTCTGGTTCCAGTGCTCGGCTTCGGCCAGCCACTTCTCCAACACCGGCTTCAGCTTCTGAGCGCTCTTAGGGGTGATATCCAGCTTTTCAAACCTACAAGAAAGTCCAGTTCAAACTATTTCAGGAGGTATCTTGATTTCAGCTCTTTgaattcacacagacacagcgaCACGACTACATCCAAATAATGACTGCAGATGAGAACGTGTTTGAATGAGTGCTTTAAAGATATAATGTGGAAcaattcacattaaaatgtctaaaaacaactaAACATTTTGTTAGGTTCTGTACTTACCCAAACTGTtgagcaaacacagaaaaaaatcagtatttttaatCAAGTCGACTGTGCCTTTCATTCAGTCGACTGTCGCCGTAACTTCCAGAAAAGAGTCAGTGAGTGAGCATGACTAAACATAAAGCGAACAAAACCTTAAAACATAACCTCATCTGTGAAATTTTCTGCCTGAGTCTTGAGAGActgattttcatcagcaatggTGGCTGTTTatcaatgaagacaacaactcccatgatcccacgctACTTCACTACATCATTAAACTCTGCCTTTTGCTTTTACTGTCCTGACTGAGATCCCAAAAATTACATGCTGTGCGTTTAACTACATTAATTTGTTAATAGTATTAAAAGTTTCAacttgtgtgcatgcacatgaagTATGCACATATCAAACACACCATAAAGAGCCGTGCATCAGTGCAGTGTGACACGAACCTGAGGGAACTGTTTACCTGCAAATGGCAGACTGACTGTAGGCCGGACCCTCAGTCGCAGTTAGGGCCTGCCCTACTTGTGTCTGAGTAAGCCCCAAGGACAGTCGACGGATCTTGAAATTCTTGGCAAACTCGCGAATTTCCTCCAGATTAATGCCTTCCTCACTGCTGACAACCTGCTGGGGTTCTACGATTGTGAAGAAACCAGTTAAAAATATCTACCTACTTAAAATGGATCTATGTTTAGATACAAGAAGCAGGTGTACATACTGCTGACCAGCTGGCCCACTTTTGATATGTCTCCACAGGTGATGGGTACAGTGGAGGACAGCGTTGTTGCGGTCTTCAGTACAGATGGCTGCGGTGCGATGACAACTGGTGACTGAGTGGCAGTTGTTACCAAAGCCTGAGAGGGAACAAGTAAACAGTATTCTTGGATGGGACCCGAAATGACCCAAATGTGTCAACAATGAATCACATAAATACCTTCATGAATAGCCAATGACCTGCCAATTAAGCAACTCTATCAAAAAATAATCCAGAAATGtttggtttcagttttcaggtAAAAATGGATAAATTATTCAGTCAGACCTCAAAACAAAACCCTGACAGATTCTTGTTGTCTACCTGTGTGTTAGGTTTGCTAAGTGCGGGAGCAGCAGTGGCTTTGGGCAGAACCGCAGCAGAAGTCACAACTGCAGCAGGTCCATTCCCCACCGTGGCAATGATCTGGCCCTGCGTGTTGAGAAGCAGCTGCGGGGTGACAGTCTGGACCTGGAGACCGTgaagggggagggtgggggtcgCAGCCCCTCCAGCCAGAGAGG
It includes:
- the tfcp2 gene encoding transcription factor CP2 isoform X1, translated to MAWALKLPLTDEVIESGLAQDFDASLSGIGQELGAGAYSMSDVLALPIFKQEESNLPPDSDNKILPFQYVLCAATSPAVKLHDETLTYLNQGQSYEIRMLDNRKIGELPEITGKMVKSIIRVVFHDRRLQYTEHQQLEGWRWNRPGDRILDLDIPMSVGIIDPRANPTQLNTVEFLWDPSKRTSVFIQVHCISTEFTMRKHGGEKGVPFRIQIDTFKENENEEYTEHLHSASCQVKVFKPKGADRKQKTDREKMEKRAPQEKEKYQPSYETTILTECSPWPEVTYVNNSPSPGFNSTHNSFPVAEGNGSPNHQPEPVIQVADNLLPTATPQDAQQWLLRNRFSPFCRLFTNFSGADLLKLTREDVIQICGPADGIRLFNALKGRVVRPRLTIYVCQESQQAREQQVKHENGDAATNTFFIYHAIYLEELTAAELTEKIAQLFNISPRQINQIFKQGPTGIHVLVSDEMIQNFQDEVCFVLDTMKDDTNDGYHIILK
- the tfcp2 gene encoding transcription factor CP2 isoform X2 gives rise to the protein MKMEPGQSYEIRMLDNRKIGELPEITGKMVKSIIRVVFHDRRLQYTEHQQLEGWRWNRPGDRILDLDIPMSVGIIDPRANPTQLNTVEFLWDPSKRTSVFIQVHCISTEFTMRKHGGEKGVPFRIQIDTFKENENEEYTEHLHSASCQVKVFKPKGADRKQKTDREKMEKRAPQEKEKYQPSYETTILTECSPWPEVTYVNNSPSPGFNSTHNSFPVAEGNGSPNHQPEPVIQVADNLLPTATPQDAQQWLLRNRFSPFCRLFTNFSGADLLKLTREDVIQICGPADGIRLFNALKGRVVRPRLTIYVCQESQQAREQQVKHENGDAATNTFFIYHAIYLEELTAAELTEKIAQLFNISPRQINQIFKQGPTGIHVLVSDEMIQNFQDEVCFVLDTMKDDTNDGYHIILK